Proteins from a single region of Primulina tabacum isolate GXHZ01 chromosome 5, ASM2559414v2, whole genome shotgun sequence:
- the LOC142544494 gene encoding uncharacterized protein LOC142544494 translates to MLASMSNKLQRQFEEAVNATDIYDHLQDLYGEQTRLHRHVTNKELMTSRLREATSVHEHCVRMIGLIEKLVGLDMVIPNELSTNIILLSLPLSFDGFVMNLKMKSWRSALKICSIFLQVMKPPSRKKNMFS, encoded by the coding sequence ATGCTGGCTTCTATGTCAAACAAGTTGCAGAGGCAGTTTGAGGAAGCTGTGAATGCTACTGACATTTACGACCACCTACAAGATTTGTATGGTGAACAAACACGCCTACATAGACACGTTACTAACAAAGAGCTCATGACATCACGCTTGCGAGAAGCGACATCGGTCCATGAGCATTGTGTgaggatgattgggctcattGAGAAGTTAGTGGGCTTGGACATGGTTATCCCAAATGAATTGTCCACGAACATTATATTGTTGTCACTGCCATTGTCGTTTGATGGGTTTGTGATGAACTTAAAAATGAAAAGTTGGAGGTCAGCCTTGAAGATTTGCTCAATATTTTTACAAGTTATgaagccaccatcaagaaagaaaaACATGTTTTCCTAG